A genomic segment from Flavobacterium sp. 9R encodes:
- the bioD gene encoding dethiobiotin synthase produces MKLFITGIGTDVGKTVAAAIITQALEADYWKPIQAGDLDHSDSHKVKAYVSNQKTVFHPNSYALHTPASPHYAAEIDGITIDVTQIKEPLTENHLVIEGAGGILVPLNTTNTIADLIQPDYKVIVVSRHYLGSINHTLLTIEALQNRNIVVAGIVFSGDENQATESIILSKTGLKCIGRINQEPYFDTNVIAEYADLFREQLLSL; encoded by the coding sequence ATGAAATTATTTATTACAGGAATAGGTACTGATGTTGGTAAAACCGTTGCAGCCGCTATCATTACTCAAGCTTTAGAAGCCGATTATTGGAAGCCCATTCAGGCAGGCGATTTAGATCATTCTGATAGTCATAAAGTAAAGGCCTACGTGTCCAATCAAAAGACTGTTTTTCATCCCAACAGTTATGCTTTGCATACACCCGCAAGCCCGCATTATGCAGCCGAAATAGATGGAATCACCATTGATGTTACTCAGATTAAAGAGCCACTAACTGAAAATCATTTGGTGATAGAAGGCGCTGGTGGAATTTTAGTTCCTCTAAACACAACTAATACGATTGCCGATTTGATTCAGCCCGATTACAAAGTGATTGTGGTTTCCCGTCATTATTTGGGGAGTATCAATCATACGTTGTTGACTATCGAGGCGTTGCAAAACCGAAACATTGTGGTGGCTGGAATCGTTTTTTCTGGAGATGAAAATCAAGCAACCGAATCGATAATTTTAAGCAAAACAGGATTGAAATGTATTGGACGAATTAACCAAGAACCCTATTTTGATACGAATGTAATTGCAGAATATGCCGATTTGTTTCGAGAGCAATTATTGAGTTTATAA
- the bioA gene encoding adenosylmethionine--8-amino-7-oxononanoate transaminase: MKLTERDQKHLWHPYTQHKTAALPVGIVRGEAALLWDESGKEYIDAIASWWVNPYGHSNRFIADAIYKQLTTLEHVLFGGFTHEPAVVLSEKLVEILPSNQQKLFFSDNGSTAVEIAIKVALQYNFNQGISKTTIIAFEDAFHGDTFAAMAASGISFFTEAFQGMMIDVVRIPVPVQGKEAESMAALQKAITDKNCAAFIFEPLIQGAAGMVMYAPEALDNLIQICKQNQVLTIADEVMTGFGKTGKNFACDYLKTLPDMMCLSKALTGGTIPMAITTFTTAIFDAFYDDDINKALFHGHTFTANPTGCAAALASIELLQTETMQSNIQRIHQRHLDFQKYIATHPKVTTTRVFGVIFALEIKTDGAASYYGSLRNTLYNFFIENGVILRPVGNIVYILPPYVITDAQLQKVYEVVESALEIV; encoded by the coding sequence ATGAAGCTTACAGAAAGAGACCAAAAACATCTTTGGCATCCGTACACTCAACATAAAACAGCGGCTTTACCAGTCGGAATTGTCCGTGGCGAAGCGGCCTTATTGTGGGACGAAAGTGGTAAAGAATATATTGATGCCATTGCTTCTTGGTGGGTCAATCCGTATGGTCACTCGAATCGGTTTATTGCGGATGCGATTTATAAACAACTTACTACCTTAGAGCACGTACTTTTTGGAGGTTTTACGCACGAACCCGCTGTAGTTTTATCCGAGAAATTAGTCGAAATTTTACCTAGCAATCAGCAAAAACTTTTTTTTTCAGACAATGGTTCTACCGCTGTCGAAATTGCGATAAAAGTTGCTTTGCAGTATAACTTTAACCAAGGGATTTCAAAAACAACAATTATTGCTTTTGAAGATGCTTTTCATGGCGACACCTTTGCGGCTATGGCGGCGAGTGGAATTTCTTTCTTTACCGAAGCTTTTCAAGGAATGATGATTGATGTCGTTCGGATTCCTGTTCCAGTGCAAGGAAAGGAAGCGGAAAGTATGGCAGCTCTTCAAAAAGCAATCACCGATAAAAATTGTGCGGCTTTTATTTTCGAACCTTTAATACAAGGTGCCGCTGGAATGGTGATGTATGCACCCGAAGCTTTGGATAACTTGATTCAAATTTGCAAACAAAACCAAGTATTGACCATTGCCGATGAAGTGATGACTGGTTTTGGGAAAACCGGAAAAAACTTTGCCTGCGATTATTTGAAAACCTTACCCGATATGATGTGTTTGTCTAAAGCCTTGACTGGTGGAACTATTCCTATGGCGATTACGACTTTCACTACTGCCATTTTTGATGCATTCTATGATGATGATATCAATAAAGCCTTGTTTCATGGGCATACGTTTACGGCGAATCCAACGGGTTGCGCTGCTGCTCTAGCCAGCATCGAATTGTTACAAACCGAAACGATGCAGTCCAACATTCAGCGCATTCATCAACGCCATTTAGACTTTCAAAAGTATATAGCAACCCATCCAAAAGTGACCACTACACGAGTTTTTGGGGTAATTTTCGCTTTGGAAATCAAAACCGATGGCGCTGCCAGTTATTACGGCTCTTTGCGTAATACTCTTTATAATTTTTTTATTGAAAATGGGGTAATTCTTCGTCCAGTTGGGAATATAGTTTACATTTTGCCACCTTATGTCATTACCGATGCGCAGTTGCAGAAAGTGTATGAAGTGGTCGAAAGTGCTTTGGAAATCGTGTAG
- a CDS encoding beta-ketoacyl synthase N-terminal-like domain-containing protein, with protein sequence MSQIISITALSSISPLGNDPKTIWENYQHPNTCFSEQFLDHQNTCVAALNSASQQEVLALQQTDIKYKSLDKSVLYAMVAARKAMAQAGWEKGGSFGINIGSSRGATDLFEKHFQEYLTTGKAQTLASPTTTLGNISSWVAHDLQTTGPEISHSITCSTALHALLNGVAWLRAGMANQFLVGGSEAPLTDFTIGQMRALKIYTQSKEEYPNRALDLDKKQNTMVLGEGAAVCCLELGKKENALAFIEGIGYATEILEHNISISAEAICFQKSMTMALQNTPLSEVDAIVMHAPGTIKGDLTEYRAIEKLFGKQLPLLTTNKWKIGHTFGASGILSVEMAILMLQHNQFISTPFFNQNSDSRTIRKVLVNAVGFGGNAVSVLLSL encoded by the coding sequence TTGTCACAAATTATCTCTATAACCGCCTTGTCCTCCATTTCCCCTTTGGGCAATGACCCGAAGACCATTTGGGAAAATTATCAACATCCTAACACTTGTTTTTCTGAGCAGTTTTTAGACCATCAAAATACTTGCGTGGCTGCTTTGAATTCCGCTTCACAACAAGAAGTTTTGGCTTTACAACAAACGGATATAAAGTACAAATCATTGGATAAATCGGTGTTGTATGCTATGGTAGCTGCAAGAAAAGCGATGGCCCAGGCAGGTTGGGAAAAAGGAGGGAGTTTTGGTATCAACATTGGCTCTTCAAGAGGTGCCACCGATTTGTTCGAAAAACATTTTCAGGAATATTTAACGACGGGCAAAGCTCAAACTTTAGCTTCACCAACGACTACTTTGGGGAATATTTCATCTTGGGTAGCGCATGATTTGCAAACTACCGGTCCCGAAATTTCACATTCCATTACTTGTTCTACTGCTTTGCATGCTTTGCTCAACGGAGTCGCTTGGTTGCGAGCAGGAATGGCAAATCAATTTTTGGTAGGTGGTAGCGAAGCACCATTGACTGATTTTACGATAGGTCAAATGCGTGCTTTGAAGATTTATACTCAAAGTAAAGAAGAGTACCCCAACCGTGCTTTGGATTTGGATAAAAAGCAAAATACAATGGTTTTGGGTGAAGGTGCGGCAGTATGTTGTTTAGAATTAGGAAAGAAAGAAAATGCCTTGGCTTTTATTGAAGGCATTGGCTACGCCACAGAAATTTTGGAGCATAACATTTCAATTTCGGCAGAAGCCATTTGTTTTCAAAAATCGATGACAATGGCTTTGCAAAACACACCTTTATCCGAAGTAGATGCTATTGTAATGCACGCGCCAGGCACAATCAAAGGGGATTTGACAGAATATCGTGCCATTGAAAAACTTTTCGGAAAGCAGTTGCCACTACTTACTACCAATAAATGGAAAATAGGCCACACGTTTGGTGCTTCAGGAATCTTGAGTGTTGAAATGGCCATTTTGATGCTGCAACACAATCAGTTTATTTCCACTCCTTTTTTTAATCAAAATTCCGATTCAAGAACAATCCGTAAGGTGCTCGTTAACGCCGTTGGTTTTGGAGGCAATGCTGTTTCGGTGTTGTTGAGTTTGTAA
- a CDS encoding regulatory protein RecX, whose amino-acid sequence MAAALTLLQAQHKIEQYCAYQERCHEEVVTKLRSMHLEPQEIDQLIVHLIEQNFLNEARFACSFARGKHRIKHWGKIRITNELKMRYINNTLITLALKEISVEEYLETFNALAERNWQSITEKNALKKRKKFCDYMLRRGFESNLVYEKVKELEHRNADDADFL is encoded by the coding sequence ATGGCAGCAGCACTCACCCTTCTTCAAGCTCAACACAAAATAGAACAGTATTGCGCCTATCAAGAGCGCTGTCACGAAGAAGTGGTAACCAAATTGAGAAGCATGCACCTAGAACCCCAAGAAATAGACCAACTTATTGTGCATCTTATCGAACAGAACTTCTTGAATGAGGCTCGTTTTGCTTGTAGTTTTGCCCGTGGCAAACACCGCATCAAACACTGGGGAAAAATTCGTATTACTAACGAACTCAAAATGCGCTACATCAACAACACCTTGATTACACTTGCCTTAAAAGAAATCTCAGTCGAGGAATACTTGGAAACTTTTAATGCTTTAGCAGAAAGGAATTGGCAATCCATTACAGAAAAAAATGCGCTTAAAAAAAGGAAGAAGTTTTGTGATTACATGCTTCGTCGTGGTTTTGAGAGTAACTTAGTTTATGAAAAAGTAAAGGAATTGGAGCATAGGAACGCGGATGACGCGGATTTTTTATAG
- a CDS encoding transglycosylase domain-containing protein: MRTNKQKLLLAAKILLAVLLLVVGGFIFFRDSLLNQALDKVSTKMTQQYNSNFTVKKASFDGLNGIDLYDVVLAPKNADTLLNIKKLKTSISFWNLFIGNIQLQSLELKEGYIQLVKKGKVKNFDAFLKKDEELNLENSDSKTDYAATAYRMISRLLNLVPTDMSIEKLAFKIDDNGKKAIIDIEKLTLDNQELNSLITVETGTFKQHLSMKGLADPRNRKADIRIFNKDTGAIRLPYVDERYNLKSSFDSIHLNVDNIEKTMGEFHLDGFATITNLHVNHPKIANKDVVIKKARFDYRFLLGSDFISIDKSSTLQLNKIKLNPYMAYETESDTIYKLQVSIPKMKAQDFIVSLPDGLFTNFQGMEAQGNFEYNLDFKFNKNKPYQLVFDSKLNKENLRITKYGKANLTKLNGEFVYRAIIKNVLQRPIQVGTENPDYTPLDQISPYLQKCVLTTEDPSFFHHRGFINEAFKQSIIKNIRTKKFARGASTISMQLVKNVFLTREKTLSRKLEEILLVYILENNRVVSKERMLEVYFNIIEWGPDVYGIGEASRFYFQKTPAELDLNECLYLARIIPSPRKFMYQFNDEGNLKDYATKQQLYLTNLMNRRGLLAPEDSIYKSKPFFITGQAKSFIKLRVPDSTQIPVDSLATELPFEF; encoded by the coding sequence ATGAGAACAAACAAACAAAAACTGCTTTTGGCAGCCAAAATACTTTTAGCTGTACTACTACTCGTGGTGGGCGGTTTTATTTTCTTTAGAGACTCGCTTTTAAACCAAGCGTTAGATAAAGTTTCGACCAAAATGACGCAACAATACAACAGTAACTTTACCGTAAAAAAAGCCTCTTTTGATGGATTAAACGGTATCGATTTGTACGATGTAGTGCTAGCTCCAAAAAACGCTGATACCCTTTTGAATATCAAAAAACTGAAAACCAGTATAAGCTTTTGGAATCTTTTTATTGGTAACATTCAATTGCAATCTTTGGAACTAAAAGAAGGATACATTCAATTGGTGAAAAAAGGAAAGGTCAAAAATTTTGATGCTTTTTTAAAGAAAGATGAAGAACTCAATCTAGAAAACTCCGATAGCAAAACCGATTATGCCGCAACAGCTTACCGAATGATTTCGAGACTGCTCAACTTGGTTCCAACAGATATGAGCATCGAAAAATTAGCTTTCAAGATTGACGATAATGGCAAAAAAGCAATTATCGATATCGAAAAACTAACTTTAGACAATCAAGAGCTCAACTCCTTAATCACGGTAGAAACGGGTACTTTCAAGCAACATCTGAGTATGAAAGGCTTGGCCGACCCAAGAAACAGAAAAGCCGATATTCGCATTTTCAATAAAGATACTGGCGCCATTCGTTTGCCTTATGTAGACGAGCGCTACAATCTCAAATCGAGTTTTGATTCGATTCATTTGAATGTTGACAACATCGAAAAAACGATGGGCGAATTCCATTTAGATGGTTTTGCTACCATAACCAATTTGCACGTAAATCACCCCAAAATTGCCAACAAAGATGTAGTAATCAAAAAAGCGCGTTTTGACTACCGTTTTCTTCTGGGTTCTGACTTTATTTCTATTGATAAAAGCTCAACACTGCAACTCAACAAAATAAAATTGAATCCGTATATGGCTTACGAAACCGAATCGGATACCATCTATAAATTGCAAGTAAGCATCCCAAAAATGAAGGCACAAGATTTCATTGTTTCGCTTCCTGATGGTTTATTTACGAACTTCCAAGGGATGGAAGCTCAAGGCAATTTTGAATACAACTTGGATTTTAAATTCAATAAAAATAAACCGTATCAACTGGTTTTTGATAGCAAATTAAATAAAGAAAACCTCCGAATTACCAAATACGGCAAAGCCAATTTAACGAAACTCAATGGCGAATTTGTGTACCGAGCTATCATCAAAAACGTATTGCAGCGCCCAATTCAAGTAGGAACAGAAAATCCGGATTACACCCCTTTGGACCAAATTTCGCCCTATTTACAAAAATGTGTGCTCACTACCGAGGACCCTTCCTTTTTTCACCACAGAGGTTTCATCAACGAAGCCTTCAAACAATCGATTATCAAAAACATTCGAACCAAAAAATTTGCTCGTGGTGCGAGTACCATCAGTATGCAATTGGTCAAAAATGTATTCTTGACCCGCGAAAAAACCTTGTCTAGAAAATTAGAAGAAATTTTATTGGTTTACATCCTCGAAAACAACCGAGTGGTAAGCAAAGAGCGAATGCTCGAAGTGTATTTCAATATCATCGAATGGGGGCCAGATGTATACGGAATTGGCGAGGCAAGTCGTTTTTATTTCCAAAAAACACCTGCCGAATTAGACTTGAACGAATGTTTGTACTTGGCTAGAATCATCCCGAGTCCTCGCAAATTTATGTACCAATTCAATGACGAAGGTAACTTGAAAGACTATGCCACAAAACAGCAATTGTACCTGACCAATCTAATGAACAGACGAGGCCTACTTGCGCCAGAGGATTCCATCTACAAATCGAAACCTTTCTTCATTACCGGTCAAGCCAAATCATTCATCAAACTGCGAGTGCCAGACAGTACACAAATCCCGGTTGATTCCTTGGCCACAGAATTGCCGTTTGAATTTTAA
- a CDS encoding 5-formyltetrahydrofolate cyclo-ligase — MLKKELRLKYKALRKALSENDIESMSLEIANQALSLPIWDKTYFHIFLPIEPQKEINTEYLLHILAGKDKEIILSKSDFETRKMTHFLLTENTKIVKNEYQIPEPVSGIAIPSKQIEVVFIPLLAYDKLGNRVGYGKGFYDQFLSECSPETLKIGLSFFEPEEQINDVFENDIQLDYCVSPHSIFKFILT; from the coding sequence ATGTTGAAAAAGGAATTACGGCTTAAATACAAAGCACTCAGAAAAGCACTTAGTGAAAATGACATAGAATCGATGAGCTTGGAAATCGCCAACCAAGCTTTATCGCTTCCTATTTGGGACAAAACCTATTTTCATATTTTTTTACCTATTGAACCCCAAAAGGAAATCAATACCGAATATCTTTTACACATTTTAGCTGGAAAAGACAAAGAAATCATTCTGTCAAAAAGCGATTTTGAGACCCGAAAAATGACGCATTTTTTATTGACAGAAAACACCAAAATCGTTAAAAACGAGTATCAAATTCCAGAACCAGTCTCTGGTATTGCCATTCCTTCCAAACAAATAGAAGTGGTGTTTATACCTTTATTAGCCTATGACAAGTTGGGTAACCGAGTAGGCTATGGCAAAGGGTTCTATGACCAATTTCTCTCCGAATGTTCTCCCGAAACTTTAAAAATTGGCCTATCATTCTTTGAACCCGAAGAACAAATAAATGATGTTTTTGAGAATGATATTCAATTGGATTATTGTGTAAGCCCGCACAGCATTTTTAAATTTATCTTAACATAA
- a CDS encoding pyridoxal-dependent decarboxylase, with protein MLHWKKLDQKERKERIQKALEENVNFSKDISLGYPASKLDGKVFYDDAPFLKEAPTLQTYVANPNHIGCHTLGTSEKAFKGTQQIEREVLDVIAVDIFKAVPNSYDGYISPGGTEANIQAIWMYRNYFMNQKGAQLNEIAIVASEDTHYSIAKGSNVLMLDWIKVPVSFHQREIDANALEQLLIDAKNKGKKYFITVANMGTTMFGSVDNPEVYCALYEKHHLEYKLHIDGAYGGFVYPFSNPQSTLNFSNPKISSITIDAHKMLQSPYGTGIFICRKGLIENVLTKEAEYVEGMDLTLCGSRSGSNAVAVWMILFAYGHHGWFEKVSVLQMRTQFLCNELDQLNIPYFREPFMNIVTIDAKNINHALAERFDLVPQQHNAENKWYKIVLMDHVEVEHLTTFIAQLKATMHVEKGITA; from the coding sequence ATGTTGCACTGGAAAAAATTAGACCAAAAAGAACGCAAAGAGCGCATTCAAAAAGCATTAGAAGAAAATGTAAATTTTTCTAAAGATATTTCTTTGGGGTATCCAGCTTCAAAATTGGACGGAAAAGTTTTTTATGACGATGCGCCTTTTTTGAAAGAAGCTCCCACTCTGCAAACCTATGTAGCCAATCCTAATCATATTGGTTGCCATACCTTGGGCACCTCAGAAAAAGCATTCAAAGGAACCCAACAAATAGAGCGTGAAGTGCTAGATGTAATTGCGGTCGATATTTTCAAAGCCGTACCCAATTCCTACGATGGCTATATTTCACCAGGTGGAACAGAGGCGAATATTCAGGCCATTTGGATGTATCGCAATTATTTTATGAACCAAAAAGGAGCGCAACTTAACGAAATTGCCATCGTTGCTTCTGAAGATACGCACTACTCCATTGCCAAAGGCTCCAATGTTTTAATGCTCGATTGGATTAAAGTTCCTGTTTCTTTTCATCAAAGAGAAATCGATGCAAATGCATTGGAACAATTGCTAATCGATGCCAAAAACAAAGGCAAAAAATACTTTATTACCGTTGCGAATATGGGAACCACTATGTTCGGTTCTGTAGATAATCCCGAAGTATATTGTGCGCTTTACGAAAAACACCATTTAGAATACAAACTCCATATTGATGGGGCTTACGGTGGATTTGTCTATCCGTTCAGCAATCCTCAATCGACCCTTAATTTTAGTAATCCAAAAATTAGCTCTATCACCATCGATGCGCATAAAATGCTGCAATCGCCTTATGGCACAGGGATTTTTATTTGCCGAAAAGGGTTAATAGAAAATGTCTTGACTAAAGAAGCCGAGTATGTAGAAGGTATGGATTTAACCCTTTGCGGAAGTCGCTCGGGTTCTAATGCCGTAGCAGTTTGGATGATTTTATTTGCTTATGGTCATCACGGTTGGTTCGAAAAAGTAAGCGTTCTGCAAATGCGTACACAATTTTTATGCAATGAATTGGACCAACTCAACATTCCGTATTTCCGTGAACCTTTTATGAACATTGTAACCATTGACGCAAAAAACATTAATCATGCTTTAGCTGAAAGATTTGATTTGGTACCCCAACAACACAACGCTGAAAACAAATGGTACAAAATAGTGCTTATGGACCATGTAGAAGTCGAACATTTGACTACTTTTATAGCCCAATTAAAAGCAACTATGCATGTTGAAAAAGGAATTACGGCTTAA
- a CDS encoding succinylglutamate desuccinylase/aspartoacylase family protein gives MRSLKPITIFGESILPGENKTINVEMARLHTTTKLNIPIIVRRSKLDGPVVLFSAGIHGDEINGIEIVRQLISKKINKPKRGTIICIPIINMYGFVNRSREFPDGRDLNRSFPGSKKGSLASRFAFHILNEVMPEVHYAIDFHAGGASRFNAPQIRLAENDPELKLLADTFNAPFTLYSKNIGGSFRNSSTKMNIKMLLFEGGKSLDINKEVANEGINGVKRVLAYLDMLDPKHTIEVPENKTIYIEKSNWVRAKCSGMLHDYNTIGTFVKKGTILATITDPFGKFERKIKAPNDGYVINSNQSPIVYEGDAIFHLSTSLVPEKNKATSKPEAQIASFMEL, from the coding sequence ATGAGAAGTTTAAAACCAATAACGATTTTTGGCGAAAGCATTTTACCAGGAGAAAACAAAACCATCAACGTAGAGATGGCTCGACTCCACACGACTACAAAACTCAATATTCCCATCATAGTTCGTCGTTCTAAACTTGACGGGCCCGTCGTGCTTTTCTCAGCGGGTATTCACGGAGATGAAATCAATGGAATCGAAATCGTGCGACAACTCATTAGCAAAAAAATAAACAAACCCAAACGCGGCACCATTATTTGCATTCCTATTATTAATATGTATGGATTTGTGAATCGTTCCCGAGAATTTCCTGATGGTCGTGATTTGAATCGCTCTTTTCCAGGAAGTAAAAAGGGATCATTGGCGAGTAGATTTGCCTTTCACATTCTAAACGAAGTTATGCCCGAAGTGCATTATGCCATTGATTTTCACGCTGGAGGCGCCAGTAGATTCAATGCTCCACAAATTCGCTTAGCCGAAAACGACCCCGAATTAAAACTATTGGCCGATACCTTCAATGCACCGTTTACTTTGTATTCCAAAAACATTGGAGGTTCATTCCGAAACTCGAGTACCAAAATGAATATAAAAATGCTCCTTTTCGAGGGTGGAAAATCATTAGACATCAATAAAGAAGTGGCCAATGAAGGGATTAATGGCGTAAAACGAGTGCTAGCCTACCTAGATATGTTAGACCCCAAACACACTATCGAAGTTCCAGAAAACAAAACCATTTACATCGAAAAATCGAATTGGGTTAGAGCCAAGTGTTCCGGAATGCTTCACGACTACAATACTATAGGCACGTTTGTAAAAAAAGGAACCATTCTCGCGACCATAACAGACCCCTTTGGGAAATTTGAACGCAAAATCAAAGCGCCCAATGATGGTTACGTAATCAACAGCAATCAATCGCCTATAGTTTACGAAGGAGATGCTATTTTTCACTTGTCTACTTCGTTGGTTCCTGAAAAAAACAAAGCAACAAGCAAACCCGAAGCGCAAATTGCCTCGTTTATGGAGCTATAG